Genomic DNA from Streptomyces sp. NBC_01571:
CGAGCAGCGCACGGGACCCGCGTTCGAAGCGGCGCGCCACCGTGTCGTACACCAGATCGGGCACCTCCGGCGGGATGTGCGTGCACAGCACGTCGACCTCGCCGACCGCCTCGACCTTCGCCGCGTACTCCTCGTCGCTGATCTCGTAGGGCGTCCGCATGGGGGTGCGCAGGCCGCCGCCGACGAAGCCGAAGACCCGGCCGCCGATCTCCACCCGCTCGCCGTCGAGGACGGTGGTGCCGGGTCCGGCGTACTCCGCCCACAACGGAGGCATGTCGACATTGCCGTAGGTCGCGTACGTCGGTGTCGGGAACGCGGCGAACAGCTCGGCGTACTGCTTGCGCACCGCCTTCTCGATGACCCCGAGGCGGTCCATCCCCACACCGGCCCACAGCCGTGCCCCGAACTCCCGCGCCTCCGTGAAGCGCCGGGCGGTGCGCAGCTCGACCAGCCGGTCGGCGTTCTCCGTGCCGAAGAGGTCGGGGAAGATGCCCCGCGAGTGGTCGGCGTAGTCGAGGAAGAGCACCAGGTCACCGAGGCAGATCAGGGCGTCGGCACCGTCGCCGGCCCGGGCGAGGTCACGTGCGTTGCCGTGCACGTCACTCACCACATGAATGCGCGTCCTGCGGTTACCGCCTGGTGTGGGTGCCATGGCGATCAAGCGTAGGCCTGTGCGGCAAACGTGAACAGAGGCGGTCGGACCTGCGGTTACTGGCACGCCGAGAAGAGCGTGGACTACTGTGCGCGAAGGAACGCCAACCTGTGTGACGCAGGGAACATCTCGCCGGGACCCCCTATCGAAACAGCCGTACCGGTGGGTAACGTCCGGGCCGTCCAGTCGTACTCAGGATTTCAACAACGATCTTCCCGGGTACCTGCCCGAGCCTTGGACCGCACCGTCGCATCACACAGAGTCGTGGCGCCGGCGCCCTATGAGGAGCAGCAGTCTTGCGCGAGTTCAGCCTTCCGGCTTTGTACGAGGTCCCTGCGGACGGAAATCTGACCGACATCGTCCGCAGAAACGCCGCGCAGCATCCCGACGTCGCCGTCATCGCCCGCAAGGTGGGCGGCACGTGGACGGACGTCACCGCCACGGTGTTCCTCGCCGAGGTGCGGGCCGCGGCCAAGGGCCTGATCGCCTCGGGTGTGCAGCCCGGCGACCGGGTCGCCCTGATGTCCCGCACACGCTACGAGTGGACGCTGCTCGACTTCGCCATCTGGAGCGCGGGCGCCGTCACCGTGCCGGTGTACGAGACCAGCTCGGCGGAGCAGGTGCAGTGGATACTCGGCGACTCGGGCGCGACCGCCTGCATCGTCGAGCTGCCCACGCACGCGGCCTCCGTGGAATCGGTGCGCGAGCGGCTGCCCGCCCTCAAGCACGTCTGGCAGATAGAGGGCGGCGGGGTCGAGGAGCTGGGGCGTGCCGGCAGGGACGTCAGCGACGCGACCGTCGAGGAGCGCAGCTCGCTGGCCAAGGCCGACGACCCGGCGACCATCGTCTACACGAGCGGCACGACCGGTCGGCCGAAGGGCTGCGTGCTCACCCACCGTGCCTTCTTCGCGGAGTGCGGCAACATCGTGGAGCGGCTGCGTCCGCTGTTCCGCACGGGCGAGTGCTCCGTGCTGCTGTTCCTCCCCCTCGCCCATGTCTTCGGACGTCTCGTGCAGGTCGCGCCGATGATGGCGCCGATCAAGCTGGGCTGTGTCCCGGACATCAAGAACCTCACCGACGAGCTGGCCGCGTTCCGGCCGACGCTGATCCTCGGTGTGCCGCGCGTCTTCGAGAAGGTCTACAACTCGGCGCGCGCCAAGGCGCAGGCGGACGGCAAGGGCAAGATCTTCGACAAGGCCGCGGACACGGCGATCGCGTACAGCCGCGCGCTGGACACCCCGTCCGGCCCCTCGCTCGGCCTGAAGATCAAGTACAAGACCTTCGACAAGCTGGTCTACAGCAAGCTGCGTGCGGTGCTGGGCGGTCGCGGCGAGTACGCCATCTCCGGCGGCGCCCCGCTCGGCGAGCGGCTCGGGCACTTCTTCCGCGGCATCGGCTTCACGGTCCTGGAGGGCTACGGCCTGACCGAGTCCTGCGCGGCCACCGCCTTCAACCCCTGGGACCGGACGAAGATCGGCACGGTCGGGCAGCCGCTGCCGGGTTCCGTGATCCGCATCGCGGACGACGGCGAGGTGCTGCTGCACGGCGAGCACCTGTTCAAGGGGTACTGGAACAACGAGGCCGCCACAGCGGAGGCGCTGGCCGACGGCTGGTTCCACACGGGCGACATCGGCACCCTCGACGAGGACGGCTACCTCCGTATCACCGGCCGCAAGAAGGAGATCATCGTCACCGCGGGCGGCAAGAACGTCGCCCCTGCCGTGATCGAGGACCGCATCCGCGCGCACGCGCTGGTCGCGGAGTGCATGGTGGTCGGCGACGGGCGCCCGTTCGTCGGCGCGCTGGTCACCGTCGACGAGGAGTTCCTGGGCCGCTGGTGCGCGGAGCACGGCAAACCGGCGGGTTCCACCACGGCGTCGCTGCGCGACGACCCGGATCTCGTACGTGCGATCCAGGACGCGGTCGACGACGGCAACGCCGCGGTGTCGAAGGCGGAATCGGTGCGGAAGTTCCGCATTCTGTCCTCCCAGTTCAGCGAGGAGTCGGGCCACCTGACGCCGTCCCTGAAGCTCAAGCGCAACGTGGTGGCCAAGGACTACGCGGACGAGATCGAGGCGATCTACCGGGGCTGACCCCGGCACGTCCGGTTCAGGTGTACGGCTCTACGGCTCTCATGGCGCGGTGTCCTCGGCGAGGATCCGCGCCATGCCGCGTTCCGCGAGCGCGGTGATCGTCACGAACGGGTTGACCCCGATCGAGCCCGGTACCAGTGAGCCGTCGGTGACGTACAGGTGCGGATAGCCCTTCACCCGGCCGTAGTTGTCCGTCGCCCTGCCCAGCACGCAGCCGCCGAGCGGGTGATAGCAGAAGTCGTCGGCGAAGGTCTTGTTGTCGCCGAAGAGGTCGTAGCGGTAGATCGTCGCGTTGGCCGCGTTGATCCGGTCGAAGAGTTTCCTGGCCATGCTCACCGAGACCGCGCTCTGGGCCGCGGTCCAGCCGAGCTTCGCGGAGTCCGTGGTGGCGTCATAGGTGAAGGACGCCCGCTCCGGGTTCTTGGTGATCGCCAGGTAGAGGCTGATCCAGTGTTCCAACCCCATGGGCAGCGGGGCGATTTCGGCGAAGACGGGGTTGGAGGTGTTCGCCCAGTCGTCGATCCCCATGACGGGCATCGTGGCCTGGTTGGCCCCGACCGTGTCCCAGATGTGGTTGGCGCGGCCGGTCATGACGTTGCCGTTGGTCCCCCAGCCC
This window encodes:
- a CDS encoding metallophosphoesterase; translation: MAPTPGGNRRTRIHVVSDVHGNARDLARAGDGADALICLGDLVLFLDYADHSRGIFPDLFGTENADRLVELRTARRFTEAREFGARLWAGVGMDRLGVIEKAVRKQYAELFAAFPTPTYATYGNVDMPPLWAEYAGPGTTVLDGERVEIGGRVFGFVGGGLRTPMRTPYEISDEEYAAKVEAVGEVDVLCTHIPPEVPDLVYDTVARRFERGSRALLDAIRRTRPRYALFGHVHQPLVPRMRIGATECVNVGHFAGSGRPWSLEW
- a CDS encoding long-chain fatty acid--CoA ligase, giving the protein MREFSLPALYEVPADGNLTDIVRRNAAQHPDVAVIARKVGGTWTDVTATVFLAEVRAAAKGLIASGVQPGDRVALMSRTRYEWTLLDFAIWSAGAVTVPVYETSSAEQVQWILGDSGATACIVELPTHAASVESVRERLPALKHVWQIEGGGVEELGRAGRDVSDATVEERSSLAKADDPATIVYTSGTTGRPKGCVLTHRAFFAECGNIVERLRPLFRTGECSVLLFLPLAHVFGRLVQVAPMMAPIKLGCVPDIKNLTDELAAFRPTLILGVPRVFEKVYNSARAKAQADGKGKIFDKAADTAIAYSRALDTPSGPSLGLKIKYKTFDKLVYSKLRAVLGGRGEYAISGGAPLGERLGHFFRGIGFTVLEGYGLTESCAATAFNPWDRTKIGTVGQPLPGSVIRIADDGEVLLHGEHLFKGYWNNEAATAEALADGWFHTGDIGTLDEDGYLRITGRKKEIIVTAGGKNVAPAVIEDRIRAHALVAECMVVGDGRPFVGALVTVDEEFLGRWCAEHGKPAGSTTASLRDDPDLVRAIQDAVDDGNAAVSKAESVRKFRILSSQFSEESGHLTPSLKLKRNVVAKDYADEIEAIYRG